TGCTGATCAGCGCGGCCGGTGCGAGCAGCCCCACCGCGGGCAACGCCGCCTACGCGGCGTCGAAGGCGGCGGCCGAGGCGTGGACCCTCGCGCTCGCGGACGCCTTCCGCAAGGCGGGGGGCGATCAGGGGCCGCAGAGCGCGGCTGCGATCCTGGTCGTGAAGGCACTGGTGCACGACGCGATGCGCGCCGAGCGACCGAATGCGAAGTTCGCGGGCTTCACCGACGTCAAGGAGCTGGCCGATGCCATCGCCGGCGTCTGGGACCGGCCCGCCCCGGAAGTGAACGGAAAGCGCCTGTGGCTGACCCCGGAACCGTAAGGACCGACGCGCGTCGTCATCACGACCCGCAGGTACGCGGATTCGCCAGTGACAACTACGCGGGAACCCACCCGGAGATCCTTGAGGCCCTCGCCCTCGCCAACGGCGGTCATCAGGTCGCCTACGGCGGGGACGACTACACCGGTCACCTCCAGCGCGTGATGCACAGCCACTTCGGCCCCACCGCGGAGACCTTTCCGGTCTTCAACGGAACGGGCGCCAACGTGGTCTCGCTCCAGGCGATGACCGACCGCTGGGGTGCCGTCATCTGCGCCGAGTCCGCACACATCAACGTGGACGAGGGAGGTGCGCCGGAACGGGTCGGCGGCCTCAAGCTGCTCACCGTGCCGACCGAGGACGGCAAGCTCACGCCGGAGCTCATCGACCGGGAGGCGTACGGCTGGGACGACGAGCACCGGGCCATGCCGCAGGTCGTCTCGATCACCCAGAACACCGAGCTCGGCACCGTCTACACACCCGACGAGATCCGGGCCATCTGCGAGCATGCCCACGGGCACGGCATGAAGGTCCATCTCGACGGGGCCCGCATAGCCAATGCGGCGGCGTCCTTGGACGTACCGATGCGTACGTTCACCAACACCGTCGGCGTCGACGTGCTCTCCTTCGGCGGGACGAAGAACGGGGCCGTCTTCGGCGAGGCCGTCGTGGTGCTGAACCCGGACGCCGTCCGGGCCATGAAGCACCTGCGCAAACTGTCGATGCAGCTCGCGTCCAAGATGCGCTTCGTGTCCGTACAGCTGGAGGCGCTGCTCGCGGGCGATCTGTGGCTGCGTAACGCCCGGCACGCCAACAGCATGGCTCAGCGGCTCGCCGAGGGCGTCCGGTCGGTGGACGGCGTGGAGATCCTCTACCCCGTCCAGGCCAATGCCGTCTTCGCGCGGCTGCCGCACGAGGCGAGCGAGCGGCTGCAGAAGCGCTTCCGGTTCTACTTCTGGGACGAGAAGGCCGGCGACGTGCGCTGGATGTGCGCCTTCGACACCACGGAGGACGATGTCGACGCGTTCGTCCTCGCCCTCAAGGAAGAGATGGCCGCACAGTAGGGGCATGTATGAGTATGCGGTCGACCGGAAATCCATTGACTCCGGTCGGCCGCTTCCTTACGCTCGGCGGCCATGGAGCTGATACAGCAGGTCCCTGAAATTTCCGCCTACCTTGCCGCCGATGACGCGATCGACCATGAACACCCGCTGGTCCGCGATACGGCAGCACGGCTGCGTTCCGAGGTGACGGATGCGTACTCATACGCGGAAGCCGCCTACCGCTTCGTACGCGACACCGTCGTGCACTCCGCCGATTCGGGTGACATGCGCGTCACCTGGCGCGCCTCGGACGTACTCGCCACCCGTAACGGCATCTGCCATGCGAAATCGCATGCCCTGGTCGCGCTGCTGCGCGCGGAAGCCATCCCCGCGGCGCTCTGCTACCAGGAACTGGCAGACGACGACGGGGACCCGGGGGCGGTCCACGGGCTGATCGCGCTGCGGCTGCCGGGC
This genomic interval from Streptomyces sp. NBC_00464 contains the following:
- a CDS encoding threonine aldolase family protein, with protein sequence MADPGTVRTDARRHHDPQVRGFASDNYAGTHPEILEALALANGGHQVAYGGDDYTGHLQRVMHSHFGPTAETFPVFNGTGANVVSLQAMTDRWGAVICAESAHINVDEGGAPERVGGLKLLTVPTEDGKLTPELIDREAYGWDDEHRAMPQVVSITQNTELGTVYTPDEIRAICEHAHGHGMKVHLDGARIANAAASLDVPMRTFTNTVGVDVLSFGGTKNGAVFGEAVVVLNPDAVRAMKHLRKLSMQLASKMRFVSVQLEALLAGDLWLRNARHANSMAQRLAEGVRSVDGVEILYPVQANAVFARLPHEASERLQKRFRFYFWDEKAGDVRWMCAFDTTEDDVDAFVLALKEEMAAQ
- a CDS encoding transglutaminase-like domain-containing protein is translated as MELIQQVPEISAYLAADDAIDHEHPLVRDTAARLRSEVTDAYSYAEAAYRFVRDTVVHSADSGDMRVTWRASDVLATRNGICHAKSHALVALLRAEAIPAALCYQELADDDGDPGAVHGLIALRLPGRDRWDRQDARGNRPGVDAQFSLDGERLAWPVRPELNEVDCPTLYAAPHPAVLRSLRTAVDRAELWRTLPTAL